Proteins encoded by one window of Salmonirosea aquatica:
- a CDS encoding DUF2911 domain-containing protein, with the protein MNKFLKWAAIIIGSLAILLFVAFKFMQSNTKKASPEQTVALKQGGKDVTVFYCRPYKKGREIFGGLVPYGEVWRTGANEATTFTTKNELVIGGKLLPAGEYTLWTIPERDKWTVIFNSKQYGWGVSFDGKASHEADADVLKVEVPTEVLSVPVEQFTISFNEAVPAMELAWDQTKVAVPLK; encoded by the coding sequence ATGAACAAGTTTCTGAAATGGGCCGCCATCATAATTGGCAGTCTGGCCATCCTCCTCTTTGTGGCCTTCAAATTCATGCAGTCCAACACCAAGAAAGCCAGCCCCGAGCAGACTGTCGCCCTCAAACAGGGGGGTAAGGATGTGACGGTGTTCTACTGCCGTCCCTACAAAAAAGGCCGGGAGATTTTCGGCGGATTGGTACCCTACGGCGAAGTGTGGCGCACCGGAGCCAACGAAGCCACGACGTTCACGACTAAAAACGAATTAGTCATTGGCGGCAAACTCCTGCCCGCCGGGGAATATACCCTGTGGACAATCCCCGAGCGGGACAAATGGACCGTCATTTTCAACAGCAAACAGTACGGCTGGGGCGTAAGTTTCGACGGTAAAGCCAGTCACGAGGCGGATGCCGATGTGCTGAAGGTGGAGGTACCCACGGAGGTGCTCAGTGTTCCTGTAGAGCAATTCACCATCTCCTTCAATGAGGCCGTGCCCGCCATGGAACTCGCCTGGGACCAAACCAAGGTAGCGGTACCTTTGAAGTAA
- a CDS encoding TraB/GumN family protein, translating to MPNLHLKHLFILVIILTSGTSHAQSPKEASLLWKIEGKALSEPSYLYGTIHLICPSDFTLSDTLKGCLQQTEQLTLEIDMDDPGLMMAMAKSMGMPEGEELKQLLDSTDYVRLNRYFKDSVGLNIAPFERAKPFMLMSILLNRVLACQPQSYELSLMSLAKKQNSEVVGLETVEEQMAVFDSIPYADQARMLITLMDSLPQARREFGKMVEVYKTQDIEGLYDLTLASEFDMEKHQEVLLTDRNKRWIPIIEKQVAQKPTFIAVGAAHLGGEEGVIALLRKEGYRVSPVFGR from the coding sequence ATGCCAAACCTGCACCTGAAACATCTGTTCATTCTAGTTATTATCCTGACCTCAGGTACCTCCCACGCCCAGTCTCCAAAGGAGGCCTCATTGCTGTGGAAAATCGAGGGAAAAGCTTTATCCGAGCCCTCCTACCTGTACGGTACCATCCATCTAATCTGTCCCAGCGACTTCACGCTGAGCGACACACTGAAAGGCTGCCTGCAACAAACCGAGCAGCTGACTCTGGAAATTGACATGGATGATCCGGGACTCATGATGGCGATGGCCAAAAGCATGGGCATGCCCGAAGGTGAGGAGCTGAAACAATTGCTGGATTCGACGGACTACGTGCGTCTGAATCGTTACTTCAAGGATTCAGTGGGCCTCAATATTGCTCCGTTCGAGCGGGCCAAACCCTTCATGCTGATGAGTATCCTGCTCAATCGGGTATTGGCCTGCCAGCCGCAGTCGTATGAACTTTCGCTGATGAGCCTGGCCAAAAAGCAAAATTCGGAGGTGGTAGGTCTGGAAACGGTGGAGGAACAAATGGCCGTTTTTGACTCCATTCCCTATGCTGATCAGGCCCGGATGCTGATCACGCTCATGGACAGCCTGCCACAGGCCCGGCGCGAGTTCGGAAAAATGGTGGAGGTATACAAAACCCAGGACATCGAGGGCTTGTATGATCTGACGCTGGCGAGTGAGTTCGATATGGAAAAGCATCAGGAGGTACTCCTCACTGACCGCAACAAACGCTGGATTCCGATTATCGAGAAGCAAGTAGCCCAAAAGCCTACCTTCATCGCCGTAGGCGCAGCCCATTTGGGGGGTGAGGAAGGGGTAATTGCATTGCTGAGAAAAGAGGGGTACCGCGTTTCACCGGTTTTCGGACGTTAG
- a CDS encoding metallophosphoesterase: protein MNRSFFFLILTFIFFAIDWYVWLAVRTVIRSSSPVTQRWVTGIYWGFSILTLGAYIIVQLLPPDAFNKTVRNFVFAGIAIPYFSKLFAVLFLLVDDVRRLVQWAISLFIPPVAPAPADSAMPRIPRSEFLSATALIAGGGLLGTFAYGIISGAHDYRIRRVKVVLKNLPKEFDGIRIAQLSDIHSGSFFNKTAVKGGVEMLLKEKPDIAFFTGDLVNDRAYEVKDYIDVFSKVKAPLGVHSIFGNHDYGDYQPFDSTAAKRKNLQDLAAAHKEMGWNLMLDENRPIRVDGAEIGLIGIQNWGAGGFAKYGDLAKAYRGAEDYPVKILLSHDPSHWQAQVRPNFKDIDLALAGHTHGMQFGIEVPGFKWSPVQYRYKEWAGLYTEENQHLYVNRGFGYLGYPGRVGILPEITILELVRG from the coding sequence ATGAATCGTTCGTTCTTTTTTCTAATTCTCACCTTCATATTCTTTGCCATCGACTGGTACGTCTGGCTGGCAGTTCGCACGGTCATTCGGTCATCGTCCCCGGTTACGCAGCGCTGGGTCACGGGCATCTACTGGGGCTTTTCGATCCTGACGCTGGGTGCCTACATTATTGTGCAGCTTCTACCCCCGGATGCCTTTAATAAAACGGTGCGCAATTTCGTCTTTGCGGGCATTGCCATTCCTTACTTTTCCAAGTTGTTTGCGGTACTTTTCCTGCTCGTGGACGACGTGCGCCGCCTGGTACAGTGGGCCATCAGTCTCTTTATCCCGCCGGTAGCACCAGCTCCCGCCGATTCGGCCATGCCGCGTATTCCGCGTTCGGAGTTTTTGTCCGCTACCGCTCTTATTGCGGGTGGCGGTCTGCTGGGTACCTTTGCCTATGGCATTATCTCGGGAGCGCACGATTACCGGATTCGACGGGTCAAGGTCGTTTTGAAAAATTTGCCCAAAGAGTTCGACGGTATCCGCATCGCGCAACTTTCGGATATCCACTCGGGTAGCTTTTTTAATAAAACGGCGGTAAAAGGGGGCGTGGAAATGCTCCTGAAAGAAAAGCCCGACATCGCTTTTTTCACCGGCGACCTCGTCAACGACCGGGCCTACGAAGTGAAAGATTATATCGACGTTTTTAGTAAAGTAAAAGCTCCGCTCGGGGTACATTCTATTTTCGGCAACCATGACTATGGCGATTACCAGCCCTTCGACAGTACCGCTGCCAAACGCAAAAACTTGCAGGACCTGGCCGCCGCCCATAAGGAAATGGGCTGGAATCTGATGCTCGACGAAAACCGGCCCATCCGCGTCGATGGAGCCGAAATTGGCCTGATCGGGATTCAGAACTGGGGCGCGGGCGGCTTCGCCAAGTATGGCGACCTGGCCAAAGCCTACCGGGGCGCGGAGGACTATCCGGTCAAGATTCTACTCTCGCACGACCCCAGCCACTGGCAGGCGCAGGTGCGACCCAATTTCAAAGACATCGACCTGGCCCTCGCGGGCCATACCCACGGGATGCAGTTTGGCATTGAGGTACCGGGCTTCAAATGGAGCCCGGTGCAGTACCGCTACAAGGAGTGGGCGGGACTATATACCGAAGAAAATCAGCACCTTTATGTGAACCGGGGTTTCGGGTACCTGGGGTACCCTGGTCGGGTCGGGATTCTGCCGGAAATTACGATATTGGAGTTGGTACGCGGGTAA
- the porT gene encoding type IX secretion/gliding motility protein PorT/SprT — protein MHTTDLRNLFHLPRPQIVLFLLLGLFAADKAQAQGAGYVRRHLEFYDDKPIHYGFLFAVPVTRFTIRHSDKFLESDSAFAISSPAQGAFRMGFTVNAFLTDHFDIRTTPSISLYERRVKFNYPGSEKTESRESTWIEIPLLLKYKSARRVNTRMYMIAGVTLGIETNVKRSRGNAGVNNQLDTRTSDFTVDYGVGFEQFFQFFKFAPELRFSHGLVNMLQPANNSASIGLNRLTTHTVTLYLNFE, from the coding sequence ATGCATACCACTGACCTTCGGAATCTGTTCCATTTACCTAGGCCACAAATAGTACTTTTCTTACTTTTGGGTCTTTTCGCTGCCGATAAGGCACAAGCACAGGGAGCGGGCTACGTCCGGCGGCATCTGGAGTTCTACGACGACAAGCCCATTCACTATGGTTTTCTGTTCGCAGTGCCCGTTACGCGTTTCACCATTCGCCATAGCGATAAATTTCTGGAATCGGATTCTGCTTTTGCCATTAGCTCGCCCGCGCAGGGCGCTTTTCGTATGGGTTTTACGGTCAATGCGTTCCTGACTGATCATTTTGACATCCGTACCACACCATCTATATCGCTGTATGAGCGACGGGTCAAGTTCAATTACCCCGGCTCCGAGAAGACTGAAAGCCGGGAATCGACCTGGATTGAAATTCCGTTGCTTCTTAAGTACAAGTCAGCCCGCCGGGTCAATACCCGCATGTACATGATTGCGGGAGTAACGCTGGGCATCGAAACCAACGTAAAGCGTAGCCGGGGTAACGCCGGCGTCAATAATCAGCTCGATACCCGTACTTCCGACTTCACTGTAGACTACGGGGTAGGTTTCGAGCAGTTTTTCCAATTCTTCAAATTTGCCCCCGAACTGCGATTCTCGCACGGATTAGTGAATATGTTGCAACCTGCCAACAATTCGGCCAGCATTGGTCTCAACCGCCTTACTACGCATACCGTCACCCTGTACCTCAATTTCGAATAG
- a CDS encoding response regulator transcription factor, giving the protein MKPRILYVEDDPNLGFATKDNLEAHEYEIVHCTNGQEGWDTFRKEHFDICVLDVMLPEMDGFTLAGKIREADQQVPILFLTARALLDDRLHGLRLGADDYVTKPFSIQELILRIEVFLRRSQKGTHAHDETVDVPQRVGKYVFDFQKLTLSLNGATHTLTFREAEVMQYLAERPNEVIRREDLLKAIWGDDDYFMGRSLDVFISRLRKYLSGDPAIRIDNVHSVGFRISW; this is encoded by the coding sequence ATGAAGCCTCGCATTCTCTACGTCGAAGACGATCCCAATCTGGGCTTTGCTACTAAGGATAACCTGGAAGCCCACGAGTACGAAATTGTCCATTGCACCAATGGGCAAGAAGGCTGGGATACTTTTCGGAAGGAGCACTTCGATATCTGTGTGCTGGATGTCATGCTACCCGAAATGGACGGCTTTACCCTGGCCGGGAAAATCCGGGAAGCTGACCAGCAGGTACCCATTCTGTTTTTGACCGCCCGCGCCCTGCTCGACGATCGCCTGCACGGACTTCGCCTGGGGGCCGATGACTACGTCACCAAGCCATTCAGTATTCAGGAGTTGATTCTGCGGATCGAGGTCTTTCTGCGCCGTTCCCAAAAGGGTACCCATGCGCACGATGAGACCGTCGATGTCCCGCAGCGCGTAGGGAAGTACGTGTTCGATTTTCAAAAACTGACGCTATCGCTGAACGGTGCTACGCATACGCTCACGTTCCGGGAGGCAGAAGTCATGCAGTACCTGGCCGAACGTCCCAACGAGGTAATCAGGCGTGAGGATCTGCTGAAAGCAATCTGGGGCGACGACGACTACTTCATGGGGCGCAGCCTGGATGTATTCATTTCGCGCCTGCGCAAGTACCTCAGCGGGGATCCCGCCATTCGCATCGACAATGTCCACAGCGTCGGCTTTCGAATCAGCTGGTAG
- a CDS encoding amidophosphoribosyltransferase → MSDAIKHECGIALIRLRKPYQHYIDKYETPLYAVHKLSVMMQKQVNRGQDGAGVANIKIEVPPGKRYISRYRSIEPQPVADIFQKIHKKFRKGLKDHKDRTYDAKWLQENLAFTGELWLGHLRYGTHGANEIESCHPMLRQSNWRSRNLVMAGNFNMTNVDELFGKLVSLGQHPKEKVDTVTVMEKIGHFLDEENQRVFDRFKGIWENPVLSDIIEENIDLQRVLERSCRDFDGGYAMCGLTGHGAAFVMRDPAGIRPAYYYADDEVVVVASEKQAIKAAFDVEYSQIQEVTPGSALIINKEGEYSEMSILPQLPKRSCSFERIYFSRGTDPDIYNERKQLGKLLIPQILKEIDYDLENTIFSYIPNTAETSFFGMIEGLEEYLAKKRKRAIMEGILFEEELDRVLSFRPRIEKLVTKDVKSRTFITADNLRDDMVSSVYDTTFEVVRKGIDTVVVIDDSIVRGTTLEKSILKMLDGLGPKKIVIVSSAPQIRFPDCYGIDMSKMKDFVAFRAMIELLEERGMGYLREEVYTQCAANLASRNGHATNFAQSLYEHFTDDEISQKIAEIIRPEDLKADVSVIFQTVDNLHKACPNHIGDWYFTGNYPTPGGNKVVNKAYVNFHEGKLVRAY, encoded by the coding sequence ATGAGCGATGCCATTAAACACGAGTGCGGAATCGCGCTCATCCGTTTGCGCAAGCCCTACCAACACTACATCGACAAATACGAGACGCCGCTCTACGCCGTGCACAAGTTGTCGGTCATGATGCAGAAGCAGGTCAACCGGGGGCAGGACGGGGCCGGGGTTGCCAATATCAAGATCGAGGTACCCCCCGGCAAGCGCTACATCAGCCGCTACCGGTCCATTGAGCCGCAGCCCGTAGCCGATATTTTTCAAAAAATTCATAAGAAATTCAGGAAGGGCCTCAAAGACCATAAAGACCGGACCTACGACGCCAAATGGTTGCAGGAAAATCTGGCTTTTACGGGGGAACTGTGGCTCGGACACCTTCGGTATGGTACCCACGGGGCCAACGAAATCGAAAGCTGCCACCCGATGCTTCGGCAAAGCAACTGGCGCAGCCGCAACCTGGTGATGGCCGGAAACTTCAACATGACCAATGTGGATGAGCTTTTTGGCAAACTCGTTTCCCTGGGTCAGCATCCCAAAGAGAAGGTGGATACCGTGACCGTGATGGAAAAAATCGGCCATTTTCTGGACGAAGAAAACCAACGTGTGTTCGACCGGTTCAAGGGGATTTGGGAAAATCCCGTGCTGTCGGATATCATCGAGGAAAACATTGATCTACAGCGCGTACTCGAACGCTCCTGCCGCGATTTCGACGGCGGCTACGCCATGTGCGGGCTCACCGGCCACGGCGCGGCCTTCGTGATGCGTGATCCGGCGGGTATTCGGCCTGCCTACTACTATGCCGACGACGAAGTGGTGGTGGTAGCTTCGGAAAAGCAGGCTATCAAGGCGGCTTTCGACGTAGAGTACAGCCAGATTCAGGAAGTAACGCCGGGTAGTGCGCTGATTATCAACAAAGAAGGTGAGTACAGCGAAATGTCCATCCTGCCGCAGCTACCCAAGCGTTCGTGCAGCTTTGAACGCATCTACTTCTCACGGGGTACCGATCCGGATATTTATAACGAGCGCAAGCAGCTGGGCAAACTGCTGATTCCGCAGATTTTAAAGGAGATCGACTACGATCTTGAAAACACCATATTCTCCTACATTCCCAACACCGCCGAAACTTCGTTTTTTGGCATGATCGAGGGCTTGGAAGAGTACCTGGCCAAGAAGCGCAAGCGGGCCATCATGGAGGGGATTTTGTTCGAAGAAGAACTCGATCGCGTACTTTCCTTCCGGCCGCGCATCGAAAAACTGGTGACGAAGGATGTCAAATCCCGCACCTTCATCACGGCCGACAACCTACGTGACGATATGGTGTCGAGTGTATACGATACCACTTTTGAGGTAGTGCGTAAGGGGATCGATACGGTGGTAGTGATCGACGACTCCATTGTGCGGGGTACTACGCTGGAAAAGAGCATTCTGAAAATGCTGGATGGCCTGGGCCCCAAGAAAATCGTGATTGTATCGTCGGCGCCCCAGATTCGCTTCCCCGACTGCTACGGGATCGATATGTCGAAGATGAAAGATTTCGTGGCTTTCCGGGCCATGATTGAGCTGCTCGAGGAGCGCGGCATGGGGTACCTGCGCGAAGAAGTATATACCCAATGCGCGGCCAACCTGGCTTCTCGCAACGGGCACGCCACCAATTTTGCGCAATCCCTGTACGAACATTTTACGGACGATGAGATTTCTCAGAAGATCGCCGAGATAATTCGCCCTGAAGACCTGAAGGCCGACGTGTCAGTTATTTTCCAGACCGTAGATAACCTGCATAAAGCGTGCCCCAACCATATTGGCGACTGGTACTTTACCGGTAACTACCCCACGCCGGGCGGAAACAAAGTGGTCAACAAAGCCTATGTCAATTTCCACGAAGGTAAACTGGTGAGGGCTTATTGA
- the ubiE gene encoding bifunctional demethylmenaquinone methyltransferase/2-methoxy-6-polyprenyl-1,4-benzoquinol methylase UbiE, which translates to MSVVPYKDRENSKREQVAEMFDNISPKYDFLNHLLSGGIDIYWRKKAIKLLKKAKPRNILDIATGTGDFAIEALALNPEKIIGVDISEGMLAVGRQKIQKLGKQDIIELRQGDSESLPFADNYFDAIIVSFGVRNFENLLAGLTDMQRVMRPGGTCVVVEFSKPKAFPFKQVYNFYFKYILPTVGKIVSKDRSAYTYLPESVQAFPDGNDFLTIFEKAGFTNTKCIPLTFGICSIYLGHK; encoded by the coding sequence ATGAGCGTCGTTCCGTACAAAGACAGGGAAAACAGCAAGCGCGAGCAGGTCGCCGAAATGTTCGATAACATTTCCCCCAAATACGATTTCCTAAACCACCTCCTGAGTGGCGGGATTGACATCTACTGGCGCAAGAAGGCGATCAAACTGCTCAAGAAGGCCAAACCTAGGAATATTCTGGATATTGCTACGGGTACGGGAGACTTCGCCATTGAGGCGCTTGCGCTCAATCCCGAGAAAATCATAGGTGTGGACATATCAGAGGGCATGCTGGCCGTAGGGCGGCAAAAAATTCAGAAACTCGGTAAGCAGGATATCATCGAACTGCGCCAGGGGGATTCGGAAAGTCTGCCTTTTGCGGACAATTATTTCGATGCCATCATCGTTTCGTTTGGAGTGCGCAACTTTGAGAACCTGCTGGCCGGACTGACCGATATGCAGCGGGTGATGCGCCCGGGGGGTACCTGCGTCGTGGTGGAGTTTTCCAAACCCAAAGCCTTTCCCTTCAAGCAGGTGTATAATTTTTATTTCAAATATATACTACCCACCGTGGGCAAAATCGTTTCCAAAGACCGTTCTGCCTATACCTACCTGCCTGAGTCCGTGCAGGCTTTTCCCGACGGTAACGATTTTCTGACCATTTTTGAAAAAGCGGGTTTCACTAACACCAAATGCATACCACTGACCTTCGGAATCTGTTCCATTTACCTAGGCCACAAATAG
- a CDS encoding thrombospondin type 3 repeat-containing protein produces MKARSLILVGCMILTALVIQAQGRISMQTADSSSTQTRNLTGRVLSPYSIAVRGGLTQFFGELNQQDMKFVAGISLMQAVTPSFSMGLDFTAGKLGGQKTDFFNSYFINEFNSVELLARWDLTEQFSRYVESSPIHLGVYGGLGIMYFSAEAYDLTTNQRVRFTNSPVSGRTPLFLRWGNPSGKIGVSKTHERTIPLGLTVNYQLPKNWQVGLDYRFYFARNDKLDATSGNRLINPEESASYSDTPMDKFSFLAVTLSHRFTYKPRDADKDGVPDDRDRCPDTPGSAKFFGCPDTDNDGIPDYVDRCPTLAGPVATRGCPDTDGDGLVDRYDDCPTVAGTVRGCPDRDGDGVRDDYDGCPDVKGLIRFGGCPDTDGDGIPDHVDKCPTQPGKYENAGCPVK; encoded by the coding sequence ATGAAAGCACGTTCACTTATTTTAGTTGGATGCATGATTTTGACCGCTCTGGTTATCCAAGCCCAAGGCCGGATCAGCATGCAAACTGCGGACTCGTCCTCGACCCAAACCCGCAACCTGACGGGCCGTGTGCTTTCTCCGTACTCAATTGCCGTCCGGGGCGGCTTGACACAGTTCTTTGGAGAGCTCAACCAGCAGGATATGAAGTTCGTGGCAGGCATCAGTTTGATGCAGGCTGTAACCCCATCCTTTTCGATGGGCCTGGACTTCACAGCCGGCAAGCTGGGGGGACAAAAAACTGATTTTTTTAACTCTTATTTTATCAATGAGTTCAACTCTGTCGAACTGCTGGCGCGTTGGGATTTGACCGAGCAATTCAGTCGCTACGTCGAAAGTAGCCCTATTCACCTGGGCGTATACGGCGGACTGGGGATTATGTATTTCAGCGCGGAAGCGTACGATCTTACCACCAATCAGCGGGTCCGTTTTACCAACAGCCCGGTCAGCGGCCGCACGCCGCTGTTCCTGCGTTGGGGGAATCCCAGTGGTAAGATAGGGGTAAGTAAGACCCACGAGCGCACAATTCCGCTGGGCTTGACGGTCAACTACCAATTGCCCAAAAACTGGCAGGTAGGGCTGGACTATAGGTTCTATTTTGCCCGGAACGATAAGCTTGACGCCACATCGGGCAACCGGCTCATTAATCCCGAAGAGTCTGCCTCTTACAGCGATACTCCGATGGATAAGTTCAGTTTTCTGGCTGTAACGCTATCGCACCGCTTTACCTATAAACCTCGTGATGCCGACAAGGACGGGGTTCCTGATGACCGTGACCGCTGCCCTGACACGCCGGGTAGTGCGAAATTCTTCGGCTGCCCCGATACTGACAACGACGGGATTCCCGATTATGTGGACCGCTGCCCTACCCTTGCGGGTCCTGTGGCTACCCGGGGGTGCCCTGATACCGACGGTGATGGTCTGGTAGATCGCTACGACGATTGTCCCACAGTAGCCGGAACCGTGAGAGGATGCCCCGACCGAGATGGCGACGGCGTACGCGACGATTACGACGGCTGTCCGGATGTAAAAGGCCTGATCCGCTTTGGCGGTTGCCCCGACACCGATGGCGACGGTATCCCCGATCATGTAGACAAATGCCCCACACAACCCGGAAAATACGAAAATGCTGGTTGCCCGGTCAAATGA
- a CDS encoding DUF1573 domain-containing protein: MKTKNYLFTLLALCVATVVMAGTLASFKWIETDHDFGKIPQGKPVTVQFQFTNTGSEPLIVSKATGSCGCTGVEYPKEPILPRQSGTIKATFNAAAVGPFTKSVTVESNADTGLTILHFKGEVISSEKAGGK; this comes from the coding sequence ATGAAAACCAAAAACTACCTTTTCACCCTTCTGGCCTTGTGCGTAGCTACTGTTGTGATGGCCGGTACCCTGGCTTCTTTCAAATGGATCGAAACGGATCACGACTTTGGCAAGATTCCGCAGGGCAAACCCGTCACGGTGCAATTTCAATTCACCAACACGGGCAGCGAGCCACTCATTGTCAGTAAAGCGACGGGTTCATGCGGCTGTACAGGCGTAGAGTACCCCAAAGAGCCAATCCTACCCCGGCAAAGCGGTACGATCAAAGCTACTTTCAACGCGGCGGCCGTGGGGCCTTTCACCAAATCCGTCACCGTAGAATCCAACGCTGACACCGGACTGACCATCCTGCATTTCAAAGGTGAGGTAATTTCGTCAGAAAAAGCAGGAGGTAAATAG
- a CDS encoding sensor histidine kinase has product MSRRTIRWLVPLSALSIIGVLVMQMYWVNRTLDLRKRQFNQRAHVALQEVAERLAQMNRVMQSVNPVEQLSPDYFLVNTNATTQPEVLEQFIRESFRRHDLITDFEVGIYDCTTDRMRYGMLLSTRNTDKAPTTTAGWIKTDKYPYYFGIRFPAQESYLAGDLQGWIWSSVLVLIAVSFFSYALFVILRQKQLSEVQRDFINNMTHELQTPISTIRIAADVLKNPAIATQPERHSRYVRIVEEEILRLQRQVEMVLNMAKAERNKLALELEWLDAHELIQRIAHPYEDRITLNLRATAPYIQADRLHFSNLVSNLIDNALKYSPKDSKVTVSTFDEGDRMVLSVRDLGIGIAPEHQKKIFEKFYRVSSGNVHNVKGFGIGLSYVRQIVKAHRWKLHLNSEPGQGSEFLVSIPKK; this is encoded by the coding sequence TTGTCACGAAGAACCATACGGTGGCTCGTACCGCTCTCTGCCCTCTCGATTATAGGCGTACTGGTCATGCAGATGTACTGGGTAAACCGTACGCTGGACCTGCGCAAGCGGCAGTTTAACCAGCGTGCCCACGTGGCCCTGCAGGAAGTAGCCGAACGACTTGCCCAGATGAACCGCGTGATGCAGAGCGTCAATCCCGTGGAGCAGCTGTCACCGGATTATTTCCTGGTCAACACCAACGCTACTACCCAGCCCGAGGTACTCGAGCAGTTCATCCGGGAGTCGTTCCGGCGACACGATCTCATCACCGATTTCGAGGTAGGTATTTACGACTGCACCACTGACCGGATGCGGTACGGCATGCTGCTCAGTACCCGCAATACTGACAAAGCACCCACAACCACGGCCGGCTGGATCAAGACGGATAAGTACCCCTACTACTTCGGCATCCGCTTTCCCGCACAGGAAAGCTACCTGGCGGGCGACTTGCAGGGCTGGATCTGGTCGTCGGTGCTGGTGCTGATTGCGGTGAGTTTTTTCTCCTACGCGCTCTTTGTCATTCTGCGGCAGAAACAGCTTTCGGAAGTACAGCGGGATTTTATCAACAACATGACCCACGAACTCCAAACGCCTATTTCGACGATCCGGATCGCGGCTGATGTGCTTAAAAACCCGGCCATTGCTACCCAGCCCGAACGCCACAGCCGCTACGTACGCATTGTGGAGGAAGAGATTCTGCGCTTGCAGCGGCAGGTGGAAATGGTGTTGAATATGGCCAAAGCCGAGCGCAACAAATTGGCCCTGGAACTGGAATGGCTGGATGCCCACGAGCTGATTCAGCGCATCGCCCATCCTTATGAAGACCGCATCACGCTAAATCTAAGGGCTACCGCTCCCTACATCCAGGCCGATCGACTGCATTTTAGCAATCTGGTGAGTAACCTGATCGATAATGCACTCAAATATTCGCCCAAAGATTCCAAAGTGACTGTCAGCACGTTTGACGAAGGCGACCGGATGGTTTTGTCAGTGCGGGATTTGGGGATTGGCATTGCGCCGGAACACCAGAAGAAAATCTTTGAAAAATTTTATCGGGTTTCATCGGGCAACGTTCATAATGTCAAGGGTTTTGGCATCGGGCTGAGCTACGTGCGGCAGATCGTAAAAGCTCATCGCTGGAAGCTACACCTGAACAGCGAACCCGGCCAGGGCAGCGAGTTTCTGGTGTCTATCCCCAAAAAGTGA
- a CDS encoding IS5 family transposase codes for MTKQFKRLTDSQWAAISPFLPLNRRRRSDLREVINAILWLLRTGCQWRNLSGEYPHWQTVYYYFDRWKADGTLERINRELNQLDRKRQGRQAYPSVFCIDSQSVKLAPMICADPGLDAHKKVNGRKRQLLVDTGGRLWAADVHSANQADGPASLPLVSGILWYGDRIEKVFGDQAYGGVFACELSKWGVDFERASRPESSQGFVPVAERWVVERSIGWTNRTGDPVLPSNRQGLRAHSIFFG; via the coding sequence ATGACCAAACAGTTCAAAAGACTGACCGACTCTCAATGGGCTGCAATATCGCCCTTTTTACCACTCAATCGCAGACGAAGAAGCGACTTGCGCGAAGTCATAAACGCCATTCTGTGGCTCTTGCGTACTGGCTGTCAGTGGCGAAATCTGTCTGGGGAATATCCGCACTGGCAAACTGTGTACTACTATTTCGACCGCTGGAAGGCCGATGGAACGCTTGAGCGGATCAACCGCGAGCTGAACCAGTTGGACCGAAAACGGCAGGGGCGCCAGGCCTACCCCTCGGTGTTTTGTATTGACAGCCAGAGTGTTAAACTGGCTCCTATGATCTGTGCAGACCCTGGCCTTGACGCTCACAAGAAGGTCAACGGCCGCAAAAGACAGTTGCTTGTCGACACAGGCGGGCGGCTGTGGGCCGCCGATGTGCATTCGGCCAACCAAGCTGACGGCCCTGCCTCATTGCCTTTGGTAAGCGGCATTTTGTGGTATGGCGACCGGATTGAAAAGGTCTTCGGCGACCAAGCCTACGGGGGCGTTTTCGCGTGCGAATTGTCTAAGTGGGGCGTCGATTTCGAGCGAGCCTCCCGGCCCGAATCTAGTCAGGGCTTCGTGCCGGTAGCCGAGCGGTGGGTCGTGGAACGGAGCATAGGGTGGACAAATCGCACGGGCGACCCCGTTCTTCCGTCGAATCGTCAAGGATTACGAGCACACAGTATCTTCTTCGGTTAG